One genomic region from Equus caballus isolate H_3958 breed thoroughbred chromosome 4, TB-T2T, whole genome shotgun sequence encodes:
- the MRPL32 gene encoding large ribosomal subunit protein bL32m has product MGGSYLRARKMASAMLVLVVPPWPAARGLLRNCWERLQRKLQQSRPGLCSPPWGPALVVQGPGVFTEPANDTNGSKEISSLLGSIFWMAAPKSRRSIEVNRCRRRNPQKLIKLKTNIDVCPECGHLKQKHVLCGYCYEKVCKETAEIRRQIGKQEGGPFKAPNVETVVLYTGEAASERDQGKRIIERDRKRPSWFTQN; this is encoded by the exons ATGGGTGGGAGCTATCTTCGGGCGAGGAAGATGGCGTCGGCCATGCTGGTGctggtggttccgccgtggcccGCAGCTCGGGGACTCCTCCGGAACTGTTGGGAGCGGCTGCAGCGGAAACTTCAGCAGAGCCGGCCAGGCTTGTGCAGTCCTCCGTGGG GACCAGCTTTAGTGGTCCAAGGTCCAGGTGTATTTACAGAACCAGCAAATGATACCAATGGAAGTAAGGAGATTTCCAGCCTTTTGGGTAGTATCTTTTGGATGGCAGCTCCCAAAAGCAGACGCAGCATTGAAGTTAACCGGTGTAGGCGAAGAAACCCTCAGAAGCTTATTAAACTTAAG aCCAATATAGATGTTTGTCCTGAGTGTGGTCACCTGAAACAGAAACATGTCCTTTGTGGCTATTGCTATGAGAAGGTGTGCAAGGAGACTGCAGAGATCAGAAGACAGATAGGGAAACAAGAAGGCGGCCCTTTCAAGGCTCCTAACGTAGAGACTGTAGTGCTGTACACGGGAGAGGCAGCGTCTGAGCGAGATCAGGGCAAGAGGATCATCGAACGAGACAGGAAGCGACCGTCCTGGTTCACCCAGAATTGA
- the PSMA2 gene encoding proteasome subunit alpha type-2: MAERGYSFSLTTFSPSGKLVQIEYALAAVAAGAPSVGIKAANGVVLATEKKQKSILYDERSVHKVESITKHIGLVYSGMGPDYRVLVHRARKLAQQYYLVYQEPIPTAQLVQRVASVMQEYTQSGGVRPFGVSLLICGWNEGRPYLFQSDPSGAYFAWKATAMGKNYVNGKTFLEKRYNEDLELEDAIHTAILTLKESFEGQMTEDNIEVGICNEAGFRRLTPTEVKDYLAAIA, encoded by the exons ATGGCGGAGCGCGGTTACAGCTTTTCGCTGACTACATTCAG tcCGTCTGGTAAACTTGTCCAGATTGAATATGCCCTGGCTGCTGTAGCTGCAGGAGCCCCTTCAGTGGGAATTAAAG ctgcaaATGGTGTGGTATTAGCaactgagaagaaacagaaatccaTTCTGTATGATGAGCGAAGTGTACACAAAGTGGAATCAATTACCAAGCATATAGGCTTGGTGTATAGTGGCATGGGCCCAGATTACAG AGTGCTCGTACATAGAGCTCGGAAACTAGCTCAGCAGTACTATCTTGTTTACCAAGAACCCATTCCCACAGCTCAGCTGGTACAGAGAGTAGCTTCTGTGATGCAAGAATACACCCAGTCAGG tggTGTTCGTCCATTTGGAGTTTCTTTACTAATTTGTGGTTGGAATGAGGGACGACCATATTTATTTCAGTCGGATCCATCT GGAGCTTACTTTGCCTGGAAAGCCACAGCAATGGGCAAGAACTACGTGAACGGGAAAACTTTCCTGGAGAAAAG ATATAACGAAGATCTGGAACTTGAAGATGCCATTCATACAGCCATATTAACCCTAAAG GAAAGCTTTGAAGGGCAGATGACAGAAGATAACATAGAAGTTGGGATCTGTAATGAAGCCGGATTTAGGAGGCTTACTCCAACTGAAGTGAAGGATTACTTGGCTGCCATAGCATAA
- the C4H7orf25 gene encoding UPF0415 protein C7orf25 homolog isoform X2 — MSAHSMLCERIAIAKELIKRAESLSRSRKGGIEGGAKLCSKLKAELKFLQKVEAGKVAIKESHLQSTNLTHLRAIVESAENLEEVISVLHVFGYTDTLGEKQTLVVDVVANGGHTWVKAIGRKAEALHNIWLGRGQYGDKSIIEQAEDFLQASRQQPVQYSNPHIIFAFYNSVSSPMAEKLKEMGISVRGDIVAVNSLLGHPEEVQPSESESDDEGPELWQVTRVDRENILASVAFPTEIKVDVCNKVNLDITTLITYVSALSYGGCHFIFKEKVLTEQAEQERKEQVLPQLEAFMKDKELFACESAVKDFQSILDTLGGPGERERATVLIKRINVVPDQPSERALRLVASSKINSRSLTIFGTGDTLKAITMTANSGFVRAANNQGVKFSVFIHQPRALTESKEALATPLPKGYTNDNEH; from the coding sequence ATGTCTGCACACTCCATGCTCTGTGAACGAATCGCCATAGCCAAAGAACTGATCAAGAGAGCAGAATCACTTTCTAGATCAAGGAAAGGTGGCATAGAAGGGGGTGCAAAACTGTGTAGCAAACTGAAGGCAGAATTAAAGTTCTTACAGAAAGTAGAAGCTGGGAAAGTAGCTATTAAGGAATCCCATTTACAGAGCACTAATCTAACACACCTAAGAGCCATAGTGGAATCCGCTGAAAACCTGGAAGAAGTTATTAGTGTTCTTCATGTCTTTGGTTACACAGATACCTTGGGAGAAAAGCAGACCCTTGTGGTGGATGTAGTTGCAAATGGTGGTCATACTTGGGTGAAAGCCATTGGCCGAAAGGCTGAAGCTCTGCATAACATTTGGCTGGGCAGGGGCCAGTATGGGGACAAAAGCATCATTGAGCAGGCTGAAGACTTCCTCCAGGCCAGTCGCCAGCAGCCAGTGCAGTATAGCAATCCGCACATCATCTTTGCATTTTACAACAGTGTctccagccccatggcagagaaGCTGAAGGAAATGGGCATATCTGTGAGGGGAGACATCGTGGCCGTTAACTCCCTGTTAGGTCACCCTGAAGAGGTGCAGCCCAGTGAGAGCGAATCCGATGACGAGGGCCCTGAACTTTGGCAGGTGACCAGGGTAGACCGAGAAAATATACTGGCAAGCGTTGCCTTTCCAACAGAGATTAAGGTCGATGTGTGCAATAAAGTAAATCTGGACATTACTACTTTAATCACATATGTGTCTGCCCTCAGCTATGGAGGTTGCCACTTTATCTTCAAAGAAAAAGTCCTCACAGAACAAGCAGAGcaggagaggaaagagcaggTTCTCCCACAGCTGGAGGCATTCATGAAGGACAAGGAGTTATTTGCTTGTGAATCTGCTGTCAAGGACTTTCAGTCTATTCTAGATACCTTAGGAggacctggggagagagagagggccaCTGTGCTAATTAAGCGAATTAATGTGGTGCCAGACCAGCCTTCTGAACGTGCCTTGAGACTCGTGGCCAGTTCAAAAATCAATAGCCGTTCATTAACGATTTTTGGGACGGGAGACACCCTAAAAGCCATCACGATGACTGCCAATAGTGGTTTTGTCAGAGCTGCAAACAACCAAGGTGTTAAATTTAGTGTGTTTATCCATCAGCCCAGAGCACTCACTGAGAGCAAAGAGGCTCTAGCCACCCCCTTACCAAAAGGCTACACAAATGACAATGAACACTGA
- the C4H7orf25 gene encoding UPF0415 protein C7orf25 homolog isoform X1, whose translation MAIIFSLAARGGRHSKIRLAEAQGRNNALSMSAHSMLCERIAIAKELIKRAESLSRSRKGGIEGGAKLCSKLKAELKFLQKVEAGKVAIKESHLQSTNLTHLRAIVESAENLEEVISVLHVFGYTDTLGEKQTLVVDVVANGGHTWVKAIGRKAEALHNIWLGRGQYGDKSIIEQAEDFLQASRQQPVQYSNPHIIFAFYNSVSSPMAEKLKEMGISVRGDIVAVNSLLGHPEEVQPSESESDDEGPELWQVTRVDRENILASVAFPTEIKVDVCNKVNLDITTLITYVSALSYGGCHFIFKEKVLTEQAEQERKEQVLPQLEAFMKDKELFACESAVKDFQSILDTLGGPGERERATVLIKRINVVPDQPSERALRLVASSKINSRSLTIFGTGDTLKAITMTANSGFVRAANNQGVKFSVFIHQPRALTESKEALATPLPKGYTNDNEH comes from the exons ATGGCCATCATCTTCTCCTTAGCTGCCAGAGGAGGCAGGCACTCCAAAATCAGACTTGCAGAAGCCCAG ggAAGAAATAATGCTCTCAGCATGTCTGCACACTCCATGCTCTGTGAACGAATCGCCATAGCCAAAGAACTGATCAAGAGAGCAGAATCACTTTCTAGATCAAGGAAAGGTGGCATAGAAGGGGGTGCAAAACTGTGTAGCAAACTGAAGGCAGAATTAAAGTTCTTACAGAAAGTAGAAGCTGGGAAAGTAGCTATTAAGGAATCCCATTTACAGAGCACTAATCTAACACACCTAAGAGCCATAGTGGAATCCGCTGAAAACCTGGAAGAAGTTATTAGTGTTCTTCATGTCTTTGGTTACACAGATACCTTGGGAGAAAAGCAGACCCTTGTGGTGGATGTAGTTGCAAATGGTGGTCATACTTGGGTGAAAGCCATTGGCCGAAAGGCTGAAGCTCTGCATAACATTTGGCTGGGCAGGGGCCAGTATGGGGACAAAAGCATCATTGAGCAGGCTGAAGACTTCCTCCAGGCCAGTCGCCAGCAGCCAGTGCAGTATAGCAATCCGCACATCATCTTTGCATTTTACAACAGTGTctccagccccatggcagagaaGCTGAAGGAAATGGGCATATCTGTGAGGGGAGACATCGTGGCCGTTAACTCCCTGTTAGGTCACCCTGAAGAGGTGCAGCCCAGTGAGAGCGAATCCGATGACGAGGGCCCTGAACTTTGGCAGGTGACCAGGGTAGACCGAGAAAATATACTGGCAAGCGTTGCCTTTCCAACAGAGATTAAGGTCGATGTGTGCAATAAAGTAAATCTGGACATTACTACTTTAATCACATATGTGTCTGCCCTCAGCTATGGAGGTTGCCACTTTATCTTCAAAGAAAAAGTCCTCACAGAACAAGCAGAGcaggagaggaaagagcaggTTCTCCCACAGCTGGAGGCATTCATGAAGGACAAGGAGTTATTTGCTTGTGAATCTGCTGTCAAGGACTTTCAGTCTATTCTAGATACCTTAGGAggacctggggagagagagagggccaCTGTGCTAATTAAGCGAATTAATGTGGTGCCAGACCAGCCTTCTGAACGTGCCTTGAGACTCGTGGCCAGTTCAAAAATCAATAGCCGTTCATTAACGATTTTTGGGACGGGAGACACCCTAAAAGCCATCACGATGACTGCCAATAGTGGTTTTGTCAGAGCTGCAAACAACCAAGGTGTTAAATTTAGTGTGTTTATCCATCAGCCCAGAGCACTCACTGAGAGCAAAGAGGCTCTAGCCACCCCCTTACCAAAAGGCTACACAAATGACAATGAACACTGA